In one Arachis duranensis cultivar V14167 chromosome 9, aradu.V14167.gnm2.J7QH, whole genome shotgun sequence genomic region, the following are encoded:
- the LOC107467865 gene encoding dihydrolipoyllysine-residue acetyltransferase component 5 of pyruvate dehydrogenase complex, chloroplastic → MAHLLHTPFIPSSSSSAALRRSSASSGTRRPPVSPGVVRAKIREIFMPALSSTMTEGKIVSWVXXSDKADMDVETFYDGYLAAIMVDEGGVAAVGAPIALLAENEDEIEQAKSKAQSPSSASSSASSSPAPAAAPAVEAQSDKAPVKAAAAAAPAVASTHPASEGGKRVVASPYAKKLAKELKVELGRIVGTGPLGRIVAKDVEAFAASGAAAAAAPAAAAAPAAAKSGSGVELGSVVPFTTMQSAVSRNMVESLGVPTFRVGYTITTDALDALYKKIKSKGVTMTALLAKATALALVKHPVVNSSCRDGNSFTYNSSINIAVAVATEGGLITPVLQDADKVDVYTLSRKWKELVDKARAKQLQPHEYSTGTFTLSNLGMFGVDRFDAILPPGTGAIMAVGSSQPTVVATKDGRIGMKNQMQVNVTADHRVIYGADLAQFLQTLSQIIEDPKDLTF, encoded by the exons ATGGCTCACCTTCTCCACACTCCTTtcattccttcttcttcctcctccgcCGCCCTCCGCCGCAGCTCGGCCTCCTCGGGCACTCGTAGGCCTCCAGTGTCTCCCGGCGTGGTCCGCGCCAAGATCCGGGAGATCTTCATGCCGGCACTGAGCTCAACCATGACGGAGGGAAAGATCGTGTCCTGGGTNNNNNNNTCCGACAAGGCTGACATGGACGTAGAGACCTTCTACGATGGTTACCTCGCCGCCATCATGGTTGACGAGGGCGGTGTCGCCGCCGTCGGAGCTCCCATCGCCCTCCTCGCCGAAAACGAGGACGAGATCGAACAAGCAAAGTCCAAAGCACAGTCACCTTCATCggcttcttcttctgcttcgTCTTCTCCTGCACCTGCAGCTGCGCCAGCAGTGGAGGCTCAATCTGATAAGGCTCCCGTTAaggctgctgctgctgctgctccgGCGGTGGCATCCACGCATCCGGCGTCGGAGGGAGGGAAGAGAGTGGTGGCGTCTCCGTATGCGAAGAAGCTTGCGAAGGAGCTGAAGGTGGAGCTTGGGAGGATTGTGGGGACTGGACCTTTGGGCAGGATTGTAGCTAAGGATGTTGAGGCTTTTGCAGCTTCtggtgctgctgctgctgcGGCTCCTGCTGCGGCCGCGGCACCGGCGGCTGCGAAGAGTGGTAGTGGGGTTGAATTGGGGAGTGTGGTGCCTTTTACGACAATGCAGAGTGCTGTGAGTAGGAACATGGTGGAGAGTTTGGGTGTTCCTACTTTTAGAGTTGGGTATACTATCACCACTGATGCACTCGATGCTCTCTACAAGAAG atcaaGTCAAAGGGAGTTACTATGACAGCATTGCTTGCCAAGGCTACAGCACTTGCTCTGGTTAAACACCCTGTTGTTAACTCTAGTTGTAGAGATGGTAATAGCTTTACGTATAATAGCAGCATCAACATCGCAGTTGCTGTTGCTACTGAAGGCGGACTGATTACTCCAGTGCTTCAGGATGCTGATAAG GTTGACGTCTATACATTGTCAAGAAAGTGGAAGGAGTTGGTTGATAAGGCCCGGGCCAAGCAGCTCCAACCTCATGAGTACAGCACAG GTACCTTCACTCTGTCCAACCTTGGAATGTTTGGTGTTGATCGCTTTGATGCTATTCTTCCACCTGGAACT GGAGCCATAATGGCTGTTGGATCATCACAGCCAACTGTTGTGGCTACCAAGGATGGTCGCATTGGCATGAAGAACCAAATGCAG GTCAATGTTACAGCAGATCATCGCGTGATATATGGTGCTGATCTGGCTCAATTCTTGCAAACCCTGTCACAAATTATTGAGGACCCCAAGGATCTTACTTTCTAG
- the LOC107467879 gene encoding tetratricopeptide repeat domain-containing protein PYG7, chloroplastic isoform X1 produces the protein MVGSSFGHFLLLSYTPPSSLSTLFPTKTLTLSSSPFRCKCFFKNMKASGIRQVGLTTLHGHRVDAMKSSIVLKMFQREMTIESHNTLVTKQSEMNDFTTEDLEDGGLLSKLVYTFLFGQTLSVVSPGLSYASDSMKMNQIYEVGELFDLSIQLLYLVSLLGLLGVGTYFVIRQVLVRRELDLSAKELQEQVRSGDASATELFELGAVMLRRKFYPAATKFLLQAIEKWDGDKQDLAQVYNALGVSYVRDGKVDKGIAQFEMAVKLQPGYVTAWNNLGDAFENKKEYKAALKAFEEVLLFDPNNKIARPRRDALKDRVEMYKGVPVKSKEK, from the exons atggttgGTTCAAGTTTCGGTcacttccttcttctctcttacACTCCTCCTTCGTCTCTCTCCACTCTCTTTCCCACTAAAACCTTAACCCTCAGCTCAAGCCCCTTCCGCTGCAAATGCTTCTTCAA AAACATGAAAGCCTCGGGGATTCGGCAGGTAGGATTGACTACTCTGCATGGACACAGGGTTGATGCAATGAAGAGCAGCATTGTCCTTAAG ATGTTTCAAAGAGAAATGACAATCGAATCCCATAATACCCTTGTCACAAAGCAATCTGAGA TGAATGACTTTACAACAGAGGATCTTGAAGATGGGGGATTGTTATCTAAATTGGTTTATACATTCTTGTTTGGGCAGACTTTATCAGTGGTTTCTCCTGGTCTTTCATATGCAAGTGACTCAATGAAGATGAATCAGATATATGAAGTTGGAGAGTTATTTGATTTAAGCATCCAACTATTATActtggtatcattattgggtttGCTAGGGGTTGGGACTTACTTTGTGATTCGCCAAGTTCTTGTTCGCAGAGAACTTGACCTTTCTGCCAAAGAGTTGCAG GAGCAAGTACGAAGTGGTGATGCCAGTGCAACTGAGCTTTTTGAACTTGGTGCAGTGATGCTGCGGAGGAAGTTTTATCCAGCTGCCACCAAGTTTCTGCTTCAAGCAATTGAGAAATGGGATGGGGATAAGCAAGATCTTGCGCAG GTGTACAATGCTCTTGGTGTCAGCTACGTCCGTGATGGGAAGGTTGACAAAGGAATTGCTCAGTTTGAGATGGCTGTAAAGCTTCAACCAGGCTATGTCACAGCATGGAACAATCTTGGGGATGCCTTTgagaacaaaaaagaatatAAGGCTGCTCTTAAGGCATTTGAAGAAGTCCTGCTATTTGATCCTAACAACAAGATTGCTCGGCCCAGAAGAGACGCTTTGAAGGACCGCGTTGAAATGTACAAAGGGGTTCCTGTCAAGTCCAAAGAGAAATAA
- the LOC107467879 gene encoding tetratricopeptide repeat domain-containing protein PYG7, chloroplastic isoform X2 yields MFQREMTIESHNTLVTKQSEMNDFTTEDLEDGGLLSKLVYTFLFGQTLSVVSPGLSYASDSMKMNQIYEVGELFDLSIQLLYLVSLLGLLGVGTYFVIRQVLVRRELDLSAKELQEQVRSGDASATELFELGAVMLRRKFYPAATKFLLQAIEKWDGDKQDLAQVYNALGVSYVRDGKVDKGIAQFEMAVKLQPGYVTAWNNLGDAFENKKEYKAALKAFEEVLLFDPNNKIARPRRDALKDRVEMYKGVPVKSKEK; encoded by the exons ATGTTTCAAAGAGAAATGACAATCGAATCCCATAATACCCTTGTCACAAAGCAATCTGAGA TGAATGACTTTACAACAGAGGATCTTGAAGATGGGGGATTGTTATCTAAATTGGTTTATACATTCTTGTTTGGGCAGACTTTATCAGTGGTTTCTCCTGGTCTTTCATATGCAAGTGACTCAATGAAGATGAATCAGATATATGAAGTTGGAGAGTTATTTGATTTAAGCATCCAACTATTATActtggtatcattattgggtttGCTAGGGGTTGGGACTTACTTTGTGATTCGCCAAGTTCTTGTTCGCAGAGAACTTGACCTTTCTGCCAAAGAGTTGCAG GAGCAAGTACGAAGTGGTGATGCCAGTGCAACTGAGCTTTTTGAACTTGGTGCAGTGATGCTGCGGAGGAAGTTTTATCCAGCTGCCACCAAGTTTCTGCTTCAAGCAATTGAGAAATGGGATGGGGATAAGCAAGATCTTGCGCAG GTGTACAATGCTCTTGGTGTCAGCTACGTCCGTGATGGGAAGGTTGACAAAGGAATTGCTCAGTTTGAGATGGCTGTAAAGCTTCAACCAGGCTATGTCACAGCATGGAACAATCTTGGGGATGCCTTTgagaacaaaaaagaatatAAGGCTGCTCTTAAGGCATTTGAAGAAGTCCTGCTATTTGATCCTAACAACAAGATTGCTCGGCCCAGAAGAGACGCTTTGAAGGACCGCGTTGAAATGTACAAAGGGGTTCCTGTCAAGTCCAAAGAGAAATAA
- the LOC107467790 gene encoding uncharacterized protein LOC107467790 gives MDTEDFSFPRISENCSYHGIDSPPLWNLSPATASPNPYKGNYDKEHCFETKVVTSNMGERGEEEQMDLLWEDFNEELTSTTIGSASAVSFSTELVEFRCATAFTLAKKSNGALVHSSKNRHGMVVIVKVLKKLFFNNNSHGKSTRTVL, from the coding sequence ATGGATACAGAAGACTTCAGCTTCCCTAGAATTTCTGAGAATTGTTCATATCATGGCATTGATTCACCTCCTTTATGGAATCTATCACCAGCAACAGCCTCTCCTAACCCCTACAAAGGAAATTATGATAAAGAACACTGCTTTGAAACAAAGGTAGTGACATCAAATATGGGAGAGAGGGGTGAAGAGGAACAAATGGATTTGTTGTGGGAAGATTTCAATGAGGAGTTGACTTCGACAACGATAGGTTCGGCTTCTGCTGTCTCTTTCTCAACAGAGTTGGTTGAATTCAGGTGCGCCACGGCTTTTACACTTGCCAAGAAGTCGAATGGTGCTCTTGTTCATAGTAGTAAGAATAGGCATGGCATGGTGGTGATCGTGAAGGTCTTAAAGAAGCTCTTCTTCAACAACAACTCTCATGGAAAATCCACAAGGACAGTACTCTGA